A stretch of the Panicum virgatum strain AP13 chromosome 9N, P.virgatum_v5, whole genome shotgun sequence genome encodes the following:
- the LOC120693150 gene encoding 5-pentadecatrienyl resorcinol O-methyltransferase-like, with translation MALSEDSKDLLQAQVELWNQTYSFMKSVALAVALDLRIADAIGHHGGCATLSQILVQIGISHRKLPGLRRLMRVLALSGTFTIQQPREGEASLDGHEPVYKLTTASRLLMSNSDGKSLASLSPVLNHVLNPFRDSVLSMGLTAWFRHDEQLGPCPFALMHGETMWEMSGRDDAVNATVNAAMAADSRFLMRIALKECPEVFQGIDSLVDVAGGVGGATSAIAAAFPSLKCSVLDLPHVVAKAPPVSNVQFVAGDMFESIPPGNAVFLKWILHDWGDNECIKILKNCKQAIPSRDAGGKVIIIDIVVGSKSSDIKLLETQVICDLDIMKIGGAERDEQEWKKIFLEAGFKDYSIMPVLGLRSIIVLYP, from the exons atggcactcAGCGAGGATAGCAAGGACTTGCTCCAAGCCCAGGTCGAGCTCTGGAACCAGACCTACAGCTTCATGAAGTCCGTGGCGCTTGCGGTTGCCTTGGATCTCCGCATCGCCGACGCCATCGGCCACCACGGCGGTTGTGCCACCCTCTCCCAGATACTCGTGCAGATTGGTATCAGCCATCGCAAGCTTCCTGGTCTCCGCCGCCTCATGCGCGTCCTCGCCCTCTCGGGAACCTTCACCATCCAGCAGCCACGAGAGGGAGAGGCCTCACTGGACGGGCACGAGCCTGTCTACAAGCTGACGACAGCCTCCCGCCTCCTCATGAGCAACAGCGACGGCAAGAGTCTGGCGAGCTTGTCTCCTGTGCTGAACCACGTGCTCAACCCTTTCCGTGACTCGGTGCTGAGCATGGGCCTCACCGCGTGGTTCCGGCATGACGAACAGCTGGGACCCTGCCCGTTCGCCTTGATGCACGGCGAAACCATGTGGGAGATGTCCGGGCGCGACGACGCAGTGAACGCGACCGTCAACGCCGCCATGGCGGCAGACAGCCGCTTCCTGATGCGGATCGCCTTGAAGGAGTGCCCCGAGGTCTTCCAGGGGATAGACTCGCTGGTTGACGTCGCCGGCGGGGTTGGCGGAGCCACCTCCGCCATCGCCGCGGCGTTTCCTAGTCTGAAATGTAGCGTTCTGGACCTCCCCCATGTTGTTGCCAAGGCTCCACCTGTTAGCAACGTGCAGTTTGTCGCAGGCGACATGTTTGAGAGCATCCCACCCGGAAATGCAGTCTTCCTCAAG TGGATATTGCATGACTGGGGCGACAATGAGTGTATCAAGATACTGAAGAATTGCAAACAAGCGATCCCTTCAAGAGATGCAGGCGGAAAGGTGATAATCATAGATATTGTGGTTGGATCTAAGTCATCAGATATCAAGCTTCTAGAGACACAAGTTATTTGTGATCTCGATATCATGAAAATCGGCGGTGCTGAGCGAGATGAGCAAGAGTGGAAGAAAATATTCCTGGAAGCTGGATTCAAGGACTACTCTATTATGCCTGTTCTCGGTCTCCGATCGATCATTGTGCTCTATCCGTGA